The following proteins are co-located in the Deinococcus metallilatus genome:
- a CDS encoding ArsR/SmtB family transcription factor, translating into MARPSVLDQLKALSHEIRYDLVRHLAEGERCVCDLEALLDLPQSKVSYHLGILREADLVTAEQRGKNTYYTLRQDQLFLLGGALLSEIFREPLALMHQTKSIC; encoded by the coding sequence ATAGCCCGCCCCAGCGTACTCGACCAACTCAAAGCGCTCTCCCACGAGATTCGCTACGACCTGGTTCGGCACCTCGCTGAAGGCGAACGCTGCGTCTGCGACCTGGAAGCCCTGCTCGACCTCCCACAGTCCAAGGTCTCCTACCACCTGGGTATTCTCCGCGAGGCCGACCTCGTGACCGCCGAGCAACGCGGCAAGAACACCTACTACACCCTGCGACAAGACCAACTCTTCCTGTTGGGTGGAGCACTGCTGAGCGAGATTTTCAGGGAGCCTCTCGCCTTGATGCATCAAACGAAATCGATATGCTGA
- a CDS encoding helix-turn-helix domain-containing protein, which yields MMTTPSSDLPTTVPQDALLLTVKQAAAALQLGTNRVYEMVNAKELPSLRLGGSIRIPRSSLIQWIEDQLAA from the coding sequence ATGATGACCACGCCGAGTTCTGACCTGCCCACCACCGTCCCCCAGGACGCCCTCCTCCTGACCGTCAAGCAAGCTGCCGCTGCCCTTCAGTTGGGCACCAACCGCGTCTACGAGATGGTGAACGCCAAGGAGCTACCGAGCCTGCGCCTGGGCGGCAGCATCCGCATCCCGCGCTCCAGCCTTATACAGTGGATTGAAGACCAATTGGCAGCTTGA
- a CDS encoding helix-turn-helix transcriptional regulator translates to MVEWTLKEYLRAHDLSVYSLVKATDGALSNTGLYNLSRGTKQVKLETLDLILTALRDLTGKDVAIGDVLRYTPPVKASGFAGEG, encoded by the coding sequence ATGGTTGAATGGACGTTGAAGGAATACCTGCGGGCACACGACCTCAGCGTGTACAGCCTCGTCAAGGCGACGGACGGGGCGCTCTCAAACACCGGGTTGTACAACCTGTCGCGCGGCACGAAGCAGGTGAAGCTGGAGACGCTCGACCTCATCCTCACGGCGCTGCGCGACCTGACGGGGAAGGACGTGGCGATAGGGGACGTGCTGCGGTACACGCCGCCCGTGAAGGCCAGCGGTTTCGCAGGGGAGGGCTGA
- a CDS encoding aquaporin, producing the protein MRTVLPFRSPDVTVALPRALAAEGLGTFALVFFGPGAAVVQAQTGALGHLGVAAGFGLTVAAVIAALAPVSGAYINPAATFAYCWRAAAHSDGSCPTSSPIARRYRRGFRAAGPLRAVTATSA; encoded by the coding sequence ATGAGGACAGTCCTGCCGTTTCGGTCGCCTGACGTGACGGTGGCCCTCCCGCGTGCCCTCGCTGCCGAGGGGCTGGGCACCTTCGCGCTGGTGTTCTTCGGGCCGGGTGCGGCGGTGGTGCAGGCCCAGACGGGTGCCCTCGGGCACCTCGGCGTAGCCGCCGGGTTCGGGCTGACCGTCGCGGCGGTCATCGCCGCGCTCGCTCCCGTCAGCGGGGCATACATCAACCCGGCGGCCACTTTCGCCTACTGCTGGCGGGCCGCTGCCCACTCAGACGGCTCGTGCCCTACGTCGTCACCAATTGCTCGGCGCTACCGTCGTGGCTTTCGTGCTGCTGGCCCTCTTCGGGCGGTCACAGCCACCTCGGCTTGA
- the fabD gene encoding ACP S-malonyltransferase, whose product MNAPRSAAPNIAALFPGQGSHAVGMGSDLTAAFPQAEAVYAEAEATLPGLRPLIEQGPLEDLTLTANQQPALVAASVAAYRAWQAQTGLTPAFAAGHSLGEYSALVAAGALGLADALRLTRRRGELMQEAVPVGVGAMSAVMGDPDVVREVCESTPGIVQPANFNAPTQTVISGEKAAVDAAAAELKARGLKAIPLKVSAPFHCALMQPAQDALTPALQTTVFSPFAFPVYPNVTAGANCDPAALPELLARQITGSVRWVETILALAAAGADVFIEFGPGTVLTGLVKRILPDARTVNVGTAERVGSFQL is encoded by the coding sequence ATGAACGCGCCCAGAAGCGCGGCCCCCAACATAGCGGCACTGTTTCCCGGCCAGGGATCGCACGCCGTCGGCATGGGCAGCGACCTGACCGCCGCCTTTCCCCAGGCCGAGGCCGTCTACGCCGAAGCGGAGGCCACTCTTCCCGGCCTGCGTCCGCTGATCGAGCAGGGGCCGCTGGAAGACCTCACCCTGACCGCAAACCAGCAGCCCGCCCTGGTCGCCGCGTCCGTCGCCGCCTACCGCGCCTGGCAGGCGCAGACAGGACTGACGCCCGCCTTCGCCGCCGGGCACTCGCTGGGCGAGTATTCCGCGCTGGTGGCCGCCGGGGCGCTGGGCCTCGCGGATGCGCTGCGGCTCACGCGGCGGCGCGGCGAGCTGATGCAGGAGGCCGTGCCGGTGGGCGTAGGCGCGATGAGCGCCGTGATGGGTGACCCGGACGTGGTGCGCGAGGTCTGCGAGTCCACCCCCGGCATCGTCCAGCCCGCCAACTTCAACGCGCCGACCCAGACGGTGATTTCCGGTGAGAAAGCCGCCGTGGACGCCGCCGCCGCCGAACTCAAGGCACGCGGCCTGAAAGCGATTCCCCTCAAGGTCAGCGCGCCCTTCCACTGTGCGTTGATGCAGCCTGCCCAGGACGCCCTCACGCCCGCCCTGCAAACGACGGTCTTTTCCCCGTTCGCCTTCCCCGTCTATCCCAACGTGACCGCCGGGGCGAACTGCGACCCTGCGGCCCTGCCGGAATTGCTCGCGCGGCAGATCACCGGGAGTGTCCGCTGGGTGGAAACCATTCTGGCGCTCGCCGCTGCCGGGGCTGACGTGTTCATCGAGTTCGGCCCCGGCACGGTCCTGACCGGCCTGGTCAAGCGCATTCTCCCCGACGCGCGGACGGTCAATGTCGGCACGGCAGAGCGGGTGGGCAGCTTTCAGCTTTAA
- a CDS encoding tyrosine-type recombinase/integrase, producing the protein MPRGQGRRSNDTGSVFFREKRKQWVARVPLPRHHPSGKRALERAFKTQKEAEKYLRTAMVERDKGVLTSAGAKKLSQYFEEWLDTKEQVDKRQPSTMRDYRDTFKNHIKPYLGDVRLERLATDDLRHLHAKLRAKGASDACVRRAHNLLKMALQDAVREEILARNVAALVRPPTVPRKQQASWTPEEVQAFWNHILPHPLRAFWITAILTGLRRGELCGLRWRDINFEASELRVEVAIKEVGGKLHLGPPKSPKARRTIPLPDDLLPILREHRETWAPVRATTPEPWQEHDFVFLSRDGWPLRPSTMNRVHVRLCEEAKVRRIRVHDMRRTYVSILGAKGLSLKTISEFAGHADPAFTARVYQDVLPQERKKAAISFRELLGTAAEGEDESTEG; encoded by the coding sequence ATGCCGCGTGGACAGGGTCGGCGCTCGAACGATACGGGCAGCGTCTTCTTCCGCGAGAAGCGCAAGCAGTGGGTGGCCCGCGTGCCTCTGCCCCGCCACCACCCCAGCGGTAAGCGTGCGCTGGAGCGGGCCTTCAAGACCCAGAAGGAGGCTGAGAAGTACCTCCGCACCGCGATGGTGGAGCGGGACAAGGGCGTCCTCACCAGCGCGGGGGCGAAGAAGCTGTCGCAATACTTCGAGGAGTGGCTGGACACCAAGGAGCAGGTGGACAAGCGGCAGCCCTCCACCATGCGCGACTACCGCGACACCTTCAAGAACCACATCAAGCCCTACCTGGGGGATGTGCGTCTAGAACGGCTGGCGACCGACGACCTACGCCACCTGCACGCCAAGCTGCGTGCCAAGGGGGCATCGGACGCCTGTGTGCGCCGGGCACACAACCTACTCAAGATGGCCTTGCAAGATGCGGTGCGCGAGGAAATCCTGGCGCGTAACGTCGCAGCCTTGGTGCGCCCGCCCACCGTGCCCCGCAAGCAGCAGGCATCGTGGACCCCGGAGGAGGTTCAGGCGTTCTGGAATCACATTCTACCGCACCCGCTCCGGGCGTTCTGGATTACAGCCATCCTGACGGGGCTGCGGCGTGGAGAACTCTGCGGGCTGCGCTGGCGCGACATCAACTTCGAGGCGAGCGAACTGCGCGTCGAGGTGGCGATTAAGGAGGTAGGTGGGAAGCTGCACCTTGGTCCGCCCAAGTCACCCAAGGCCCGCCGGACGATACCGCTGCCCGACGACCTGCTGCCCATCCTGCGCGAGCATCGGGAGACGTGGGCACCCGTGCGGGCCACGACGCCGGAGCCGTGGCAGGAGCATGACTTCGTCTTCCTGTCCCGTGACGGCTGGCCGCTGCGACCCAGCACTATGAATCGGGTCCACGTCCGCCTGTGCGAGGAAGCTAAGGTCCGGCGCATCCGGGTCCATGACATGCGGCGCACCTACGTCAGCATCCTCGGGGCGAAGGGACTGTCGCTCAAGACCATCTCGGAGTTCGCCGGTCACGCCGACCCGGCATTTACCGCACGGGTGTATCAGGACGTGCTGCCGCAGGAGCGCAAGAAGGCTGCCATCAGCTTCCGAGAGCTACTCGGTACGGCGGCTGAGGGCGAGGACGAGTCCACAGAGGGGTGA
- the tig gene encoding trigger factor — translation MAELISRVGNKVSFRVAVPAAEVNRAYDQVWAGLSRDVRVPGFRPGKAPRKVLESRVGKGYVENEVRDRLLQAHYPQAARELKLSLVDARIEPEPLTSGQPFTFTVKGETYPEVTLGDWRAAQLTATAPEITDEVLDRTLSDLQERNASFQTAERPIEATDQVTIEELGEEGGSYPVYLDVAEPHVRDALIGKNVGDEVEITVPAHQHGDHEHPEHTVRVRVQGVQTKQLQELNDEFAKSLNFESLDRLRTDLRSELERRARQEGDAARREEFVNQLVDGMQVDIPQALIDRRRESMLEEIQDDLGRQGVKWGEYESFMREQGKLEEFLADLAKNAESRVKRDLALERLAEDLGVQLSDAEFSGTMNTLAQANGLTPQQLQSQLGPNGINAYYVSLTREKALQQALAGLGGQQTDTQQAGAEQGVSEQASTEGTQETSQPQEGEQPEEQRGE, via the coding sequence ATGGCAGAGCTGATCAGTAGAGTTGGCAACAAGGTAAGTTTCCGGGTCGCGGTGCCCGCCGCCGAGGTGAACCGCGCCTACGACCAGGTGTGGGCGGGACTCTCGCGCGATGTGCGCGTGCCCGGCTTCCGGCCCGGCAAGGCGCCGCGCAAGGTGCTGGAAAGCCGGGTGGGCAAGGGCTACGTCGAGAACGAGGTGCGCGACCGGTTGCTCCAGGCGCACTACCCGCAGGCGGCCCGCGAACTGAAGCTCAGCCTGGTGGACGCGCGGATCGAACCCGAACCCCTCACCAGCGGCCAGCCCTTCACCTTCACCGTGAAGGGCGAGACGTACCCGGAAGTGACGCTGGGCGACTGGCGCGCGGCGCAGCTCACCGCCACCGCCCCCGAGATCACGGACGAGGTGTTGGACCGCACCCTCTCGGACCTCCAGGAGCGCAACGCGAGCTTCCAGACCGCCGAGCGGCCCATCGAGGCCACCGATCAGGTCACCATCGAGGAACTGGGCGAGGAGGGCGGCAGCTACCCCGTCTACCTCGACGTGGCCGAACCCCACGTCCGGGATGCCCTGATCGGCAAGAACGTCGGTGACGAGGTGGAGATCACGGTGCCCGCGCACCAGCACGGCGACCACGAGCACCCCGAGCACACCGTCCGGGTGCGCGTGCAGGGCGTGCAGACCAAGCAGCTTCAGGAGCTGAACGACGAGTTCGCGAAGAGCCTGAACTTCGAGAGCCTGGACCGCCTGCGGACCGACCTCCGCTCGGAGCTGGAGCGCCGCGCCCGTCAGGAAGGCGACGCCGCCCGCCGCGAGGAGTTCGTCAACCAGCTCGTGGACGGCATGCAGGTGGACATTCCCCAGGCGCTGATCGACCGCCGCCGCGAGTCGATGCTGGAAGAGATTCAGGATGACCTGGGCCGCCAGGGCGTGAAATGGGGCGAGTACGAGAGCTTCATGCGCGAGCAGGGCAAGCTGGAGGAATTCCTGGCCGACCTCGCCAAGAACGCCGAGAGCCGCGTGAAGCGCGACCTGGCGCTGGAGCGGCTGGCCGAGGACCTGGGTGTGCAGCTCAGCGACGCCGAGTTCAGCGGCACCATGAACACGCTCGCGCAGGCCAACGGCCTGACGCCTCAGCAGCTCCAGAGCCAGCTCGGGCCGAACGGCATCAACGCCTACTACGTCAGCCTGACCCGCGAGAAGGCCCTCCAGCAGGCCCTCGCGGGGCTGGGCGGTCAGCAGACCGACACCCAGCAGGCCGGGGCGGAGCAGGGCGTGAGCGAGCAGGCCAGCACCGAGGGTACCCAGGAAACCAGCCAGCCCCAGGAAGGGGAGCAGCCGGAAGAGCAGCGCGGGGAGTAA
- a CDS encoding beta-ketoacyl-ACP synthase III has protein sequence MTTASSTSRPSLGITALGTYVPAQIVTNKDFEAHMDTSDEWIVSRTGIRERRFAAEGEFTSDLGVRAVQEMLERDPDALRDVDVVICATATPDALFPSTAALIAGQVGLAGAGAFDLSTACSGFVYALSMAQGLILGGTARRVLVVGAETLSRLVDRNDRGTAILFGDGAGAAVVGEVPEGHGFQEFVLGADSAGGPSLYARCIADRLPGGFSMGDRVGMNGREVFKFAVRVLGDSGQQVLAKSGLTSAEVDWVIPHQANVRIIEAANSRFGVPMSKTVVNIDRYGNTSSASLPLALREAVDDGRIREGQQLLLVAFGGGLSWGACTLKWWAGAPSLTALAAREEVTA, from the coding sequence ATGACCACAGCCTCCAGCACCAGCCGCCCCAGCCTCGGTATCACGGCCTTGGGGACCTACGTCCCCGCGCAGATCGTCACGAACAAGGACTTCGAGGCGCATATGGACACCAGCGACGAGTGGATCGTGAGCCGCACCGGCATCCGCGAGCGCCGCTTCGCCGCCGAGGGGGAATTCACCTCCGACCTGGGGGTGCGGGCGGTGCAGGAGATGCTTGAGCGCGATCCGGACGCGCTGCGGGACGTGGACGTGGTGATCTGCGCGACCGCCACGCCCGACGCCCTCTTTCCCTCCACGGCCGCGCTGATCGCCGGACAGGTCGGGCTGGCCGGAGCGGGCGCGTTTGACCTCTCCACCGCATGCAGCGGCTTCGTGTATGCCCTCAGCATGGCGCAGGGCCTGATTCTGGGCGGCACGGCGCGGCGGGTGCTGGTCGTCGGGGCGGAGACGCTCTCGCGGCTGGTGGACCGGAACGACCGCGGCACGGCCATCCTGTTCGGGGACGGGGCGGGCGCGGCGGTGGTGGGGGAAGTGCCGGAGGGGCACGGCTTTCAGGAGTTCGTGCTGGGCGCCGACAGTGCGGGTGGCCCCAGCCTGTACGCCCGCTGCATCGCGGACCGCCTGCCCGGCGGTTTCTCAATGGGCGACCGCGTCGGCATGAATGGCCGCGAGGTCTTCAAGTTCGCCGTGCGGGTGCTGGGCGACAGCGGCCAGCAGGTCCTCGCCAAGAGCGGCCTGACCAGTGCGGAGGTGGACTGGGTGATCCCGCACCAGGCGAATGTCCGTATCATCGAGGCGGCCAACTCGCGCTTCGGCGTGCCGATGAGCAAGACCGTCGTGAACATCGACCGCTACGGGAACACCTCCAGCGCGAGCCTCCCCCTCGCCCTGCGCGAGGCGGTGGATGACGGGCGCATCCGGGAGGGCCAGCAACTCCTGCTGGTGGCCTTCGGCGGCGGCCTGAGCTGGGGGGCCTGCACCCTGAAGTGGTGGGCGGGGGCGCCCAGCCTGACCGCCCTGGCGGCGCGTGAGGAAGTGACGGCATGA
- a CDS encoding YqgE/AlgH family protein codes for MTVPLTFLVASPHLRGSLFEGAVILLLEHDETGAMGLLLTAPVRQQVSDLLPDLPGSAAGSVWAGGPVEPGVGWCLYRTPLNLEGEVRLAEGLLITSSLDVLRAVTESGQAFMLMLGYTGWGPGQLTEEARDGTWLWVEQDTPELLWEVPAGERWQAALDRLGVNPGTIMPGGAQA; via the coding sequence ATGACCGTGCCGCTGACGTTCCTGGTCGCCAGTCCCCATCTGCGCGGCAGCCTGTTCGAGGGCGCCGTGATCCTGCTCCTCGAACACGACGAGACAGGGGCGATGGGCCTGCTCCTGACGGCCCCCGTGCGCCAGCAGGTATCAGACCTGCTGCCAGACCTGCCCGGAAGTGCAGCGGGCAGCGTATGGGCGGGAGGACCGGTAGAGCCGGGCGTGGGCTGGTGCCTGTACCGCACGCCCCTGAACCTGGAAGGCGAGGTGCGTCTGGCCGAAGGGCTACTGATCACCAGCAGTCTGGACGTGCTGCGCGCCGTGACGGAGAGCGGGCAGGCCTTCATGCTGATGCTGGGCTACACCGGCTGGGGCCCCGGGCAGCTCACCGAGGAGGCCCGGGACGGAACGTGGCTGTGGGTCGAGCAGGACACGCCGGAGTTGCTGTGGGAGGTGCCTGCCGGGGAACGCTGGCAGGCCGCGCTGGACCGTCTGGGCGTGAATCCCGGCACGATCATGCCGGGGGGCGCGCAGGCCTGA
- the lon gene encoding endopeptidase La, giving the protein MSNENQSLTLPANVPVCPVRGSVIYPTMVQHIDASRAVSIRAIEAAMQGDKVILIVSQRDKDVDDPQGSDLYDVGTACNVLRVRKNPDGTVQMLVAAVARARVLRYTRGDYLRADIEPLPSETGNPVELQALSRELREKFEAVAANGKVSAESVQAIQGKDDPGEMADHIAFNLDFKLEDKQAVLEATRLTDRIRRVLTLLDTEQEVQAVQARIRAQVKEEIDKNQREYYLREQMKVIQKELQGGGEGDEDADEAEAFRAKIDALGLSPEVKKEVDREVNRLARMHPDAAEASVIRTYLTWITELPWNVRSDDRLDVAEAAHILDEDHYGLEKVKDRVLEFLAVRRLRKERAERGEIDAAEVNKGPILVFTGPPGVGKTSIAQSIAKALGRKYVRIALGGARDESDIRGHRRTYIGAMPGRIIQGMRTAGTKNPVILLDEVDKLGSSYQGDPSAALLEVLDPAQNQHFTDHYLGVAFDLSEVMFIATANYPEQIPAALMDRMEVIDFSSYIEQEKLEIAKRYLLPRQLVQNGLKPNQISFTDAALERLISHYTREAGVRNLEREIGTVARKVARRIATGEVKRVKVTDKELDRYLGQARYVPETEGQEDKVGVSTGMFYTPVGGDILFVETSVMPGKGLVLTGQLGDVMKESARAALTYAKSNAERFHLDRERIDNSEIHIHVPAGAIPKEGPSAGGAMATSLISALSGIPVRHDVAMTGEMTLTGRYLPIGGLKEKVLGARRAGIKHIIMPKANEGDLRDIPLHLRSSMRFHPCETVDQVLDVALVGGLKALETPRDGSAVTVPVPAKRKAARRSPGASA; this is encoded by the coding sequence ATGTCCAACGAGAACCAATCCCTCACCCTGCCCGCCAACGTGCCCGTGTGCCCGGTGCGCGGCAGCGTGATTTACCCGACGATGGTGCAGCACATCGACGCCAGCCGCGCCGTCTCCATCCGCGCCATTGAGGCGGCCATGCAGGGCGACAAGGTCATATTGATCGTGTCGCAGCGCGACAAGGACGTGGACGACCCGCAGGGCAGTGACTTGTATGACGTCGGCACGGCCTGCAATGTGCTGCGCGTCCGCAAGAACCCCGACGGCACCGTGCAGATGTTGGTCGCGGCGGTGGCCCGTGCGCGTGTCCTGCGCTACACCCGCGGCGACTACCTGCGCGCCGACATCGAACCCCTGCCCAGCGAGACGGGCAACCCGGTGGAGCTGCAAGCCCTCAGCCGCGAACTGCGCGAGAAGTTCGAGGCGGTCGCGGCGAACGGTAAGGTCAGCGCCGAGAGTGTCCAGGCCATCCAGGGCAAGGACGACCCCGGCGAGATGGCCGACCACATCGCCTTCAACCTGGACTTCAAGCTGGAAGACAAGCAGGCGGTGCTGGAAGCGACCCGCCTGACCGACCGCATCCGCCGGGTGCTGACGCTGCTCGACACCGAGCAGGAAGTCCAGGCCGTGCAGGCCCGCATCCGCGCCCAGGTGAAGGAAGAGATCGACAAGAACCAGCGCGAGTACTACCTGCGCGAGCAGATGAAGGTCATCCAGAAGGAACTCCAGGGCGGCGGCGAAGGTGACGAGGACGCCGACGAGGCCGAAGCCTTCCGCGCCAAGATCGACGCGCTGGGCCTCTCCCCCGAGGTCAAGAAGGAAGTCGACCGCGAGGTCAACCGCCTGGCCCGGATGCACCCCGACGCCGCCGAGGCTTCGGTCATCCGTACCTACCTGACCTGGATCACCGAACTCCCCTGGAACGTCCGCAGCGACGACCGCCTGGACGTGGCCGAGGCCGCCCACATTCTGGACGAGGACCACTACGGTCTGGAAAAGGTCAAGGACCGCGTGCTGGAATTCCTGGCCGTGCGCCGTCTGCGCAAGGAACGCGCCGAGCGCGGCGAGATCGACGCGGCGGAAGTCAACAAGGGACCGATCCTGGTCTTCACCGGCCCTCCCGGCGTCGGCAAGACCTCCATCGCGCAGAGCATCGCCAAGGCGCTGGGCCGCAAGTACGTCCGCATTGCCCTCGGCGGCGCGCGTGACGAGTCCGACATCCGCGGCCACCGCCGCACCTACATCGGCGCGATGCCCGGCCGGATCATCCAGGGCATGCGCACGGCGGGCACCAAGAACCCGGTGATCCTGCTGGACGAGGTGGACAAGCTGGGCAGCAGCTACCAGGGCGACCCCTCGGCGGCGCTGCTGGAAGTGCTGGACCCCGCGCAGAACCAGCACTTCACCGACCACTACCTGGGCGTGGCCTTCGACCTCTCCGAAGTGATGTTCATCGCCACCGCCAACTACCCGGAGCAGATCCCGGCGGCGCTGATGGACCGCATGGAAGTCATCGACTTCAGCAGCTACATCGAGCAGGAGAAGCTGGAGATCGCCAAGCGCTACCTGCTGCCGCGCCAGCTCGTGCAGAACGGCCTGAAGCCCAACCAGATCAGCTTCACCGACGCGGCGCTGGAACGCCTGATCAGCCACTACACCCGCGAGGCGGGCGTGCGCAACCTGGAACGCGAGATCGGCACCGTGGCCCGCAAGGTCGCCCGCCGCATCGCCACTGGGGAAGTCAAGCGCGTGAAGGTGACCGACAAGGAACTCGACCGCTACCTCGGCCAGGCCCGCTACGTGCCCGAAACCGAGGGGCAGGAGGACAAGGTCGGCGTGTCCACCGGGATGTTCTACACGCCGGTCGGCGGTGACATCCTGTTCGTGGAAACCAGCGTGATGCCCGGCAAGGGCCTGGTGCTGACCGGGCAGCTCGGGGACGTGATGAAGGAGTCGGCCCGCGCCGCCCTGACCTACGCTAAGAGCAACGCCGAACGCTTCCACCTCGACCGCGAGCGGATCGACAACTCCGAAATCCACATCCACGTGCCTGCGGGAGCCATCCCCAAGGAAGGCCCCAGCGCGGGCGGCGCGATGGCGACCAGCCTGATCTCGGCCCTGAGCGGCATCCCCGTCCGGCATGACGTGGCGATGACCGGCGAGATGACGCTGACCGGGCGGTACCTCCCCATCGGCGGCCTGAAGGAGAAGGTGCTGGGTGCGCGCCGGGCGGGCATCAAGCACATCATCATGCCCAAGGCCAACGAGGGCGACCTGCGTGACATCCCGCTGCATCTGCGCTCGTCGATGCGCTTCCACCCCTGCGAGACGGTGGACCAGGTGCTGGACGTGGCCCTGGTCGGCGGCCTGAAGGCGCTGGAAACGCCGCGTGACGGCAGCGCCGTGACCGTCCCGGTGCCCGCCAAGCGCAAGGCGGCCCGCCGCAGCCCTGGCGCGAGCGCGTAA
- a CDS encoding acyl-CoA dehydrogenase family protein, whose amino-acid sequence MDFNLPEDLRDIQATVRDFMLNVVEERAHEIEETNGVPPELLRQAAELGLFGLSIPEEYGGVGLGMLGRCAVYEAMGQGHMGFGGVISAHASIGTSGLVKLGNEEQKRRFLPQMASGECIAGFAITEPSSGSDAANIRTKAEKRGDVYVLNGTKHYISNAPIAGLLTVIAITDPGKGTRGMSAFLVEPQSTPGVSIGKIDEKMGQKGALSSEVIFQDAEIPAENLLGPENLGYREALGILTNGRVGIAARSTGAMQRLLDLSVDHAKTREQFGQPIAEFQAVQFMLAEMEVAIQTSRVLWQKVAWMVDQGQDVRRMASVAKYHATEMLSQVADKAVQVAGGMGYMKESPIERYYRDQRLLRIYEGTSEIQKVIIARSLLA is encoded by the coding sequence ATGGACTTCAATCTGCCCGAGGACCTGCGCGACATCCAGGCCACCGTCCGTGACTTCATGCTGAACGTGGTGGAGGAACGCGCCCACGAGATCGAGGAAACGAACGGCGTGCCACCCGAGCTGCTGCGGCAGGCCGCCGAGCTGGGCCTCTTCGGCCTGAGCATTCCCGAGGAGTACGGCGGTGTCGGTCTGGGCATGTTGGGCCGCTGCGCCGTCTACGAGGCGATGGGGCAGGGGCACATGGGCTTCGGCGGCGTCATCAGCGCCCACGCCTCCATCGGCACCAGCGGGCTGGTCAAGCTGGGGAACGAGGAGCAGAAAAGGCGGTTTCTGCCGCAGATGGCGAGCGGCGAGTGCATCGCGGGCTTCGCCATCACCGAGCCGTCGAGCGGGTCGGACGCGGCGAACATCCGGACAAAGGCCGAGAAGCGCGGTGACGTGTACGTGCTGAACGGCACCAAGCACTACATCTCCAACGCGCCGATTGCCGGGCTGCTGACCGTCATCGCCATCACCGACCCCGGCAAGGGCACGCGCGGCATGAGTGCTTTCCTGGTCGAGCCGCAAAGCACGCCCGGCGTCTCCATCGGCAAGATCGACGAGAAGATGGGCCAGAAGGGTGCGCTTTCCTCCGAGGTGATCTTCCAGGACGCGGAGATTCCGGCGGAGAACCTGCTCGGCCCCGAAAATCTGGGCTACCGCGAGGCGCTGGGCATCCTGACGAACGGGCGCGTGGGAATCGCGGCGCGTTCGACGGGCGCGATGCAGCGGCTGCTCGACCTCTCGGTGGACCACGCCAAGACCCGCGAACAGTTCGGGCAGCCCATCGCGGAGTTCCAGGCCGTGCAGTTCATGCTGGCCGAGATGGAGGTCGCCATCCAGACCAGCCGGGTGCTGTGGCAGAAGGTGGCCTGGATGGTGGACCAGGGACAGGACGTGCGCCGCATGGCCTCGGTGGCGAAGTACCACGCGACCGAGATGCTCTCGCAGGTGGCCGATAAGGCCGTGCAGGTGGCGGGCGGCATGGGCTACATGAAGGAATCGCCCATCGAGCGCTACTACCGCGACCAGCGCCTGCTGCGGATTTACGAGGGTACCAGCGAGATTCAGAAGGTGATCATCGCGCGCAGTTTGCTGGCGTAG
- a CDS encoding arsenate reductase ArsC has product MVRVLILCTHNSARSQMAEALTRAAARRAGLDLDVHSAGTEATRVKDDAKTVMAEMGLSLDGHTSKTLYDVPDPQNFDYVITVCDSAAEACPVYPGRTTRLHYPFTDPSGGSLNRWRMVRDQQAGQFDAFVQALREGRPVPASYEDSPAVSVA; this is encoded by the coding sequence ATGGTCCGCGTCCTCATCCTCTGCACCCACAACTCCGCTCGCTCCCAGATGGCCGAGGCCCTGACCCGCGCTGCCGCGCGGCGGGCAGGACTCGACCTCGACGTGCATTCCGCCGGGACCGAGGCCACCCGGGTCAAGGACGACGCGAAGACCGTCATGGCGGAGATGGGCCTGAGCCTCGACGGCCATACCAGCAAGACGCTCTACGACGTGCCCGACCCTCAGAACTTCGACTACGTCATCACCGTCTGCGACAGCGCCGCCGAGGCGTGCCCGGTTTACCCGGGCCGGACGACCCGCCTGCACTACCCCTTTACCGACCCCAGCGGCGGCAGCCTCAACCGCTGGCGGATGGTGCGTGACCAACAGGCGGGACAGTTCGACGCCTTCGTCCAGGCGCTCCGGGAGGGGCGGCCCGTACCCGCCAGCTATGAGGACAGTCCTGCCGTTTCGGTCGCCTGA